The genomic region CTCGTCGAAGCGATCGAACCAGGCGTCTATCAATGCAGATTTCTCGGGATGGAGCGCCTTCAGGGAACCACAAGCCTCAGCAAAGGACCGGCCGGCATCTTGCTGGAGATTCCAGGCCGGGGTGCAGACGGTTGCCAGGAAATGTTCCATGGCGCCTTCGTTGCCGTTGAAGAGCTTGCGATATAAGTATCGAGGGTTCCAATCAACCAGCACGCCGCCAAGGTCGAACACCACCACGGATGGTTCAGACTTCATGATCTGAATTTATCAATTTGGCAGAGCTTTATACATGTCTGAGGTAGGCGGCTCATCCAGCGGACAACTGCTAAGCCCTGCGATGCGCAGCCCGGCGTCTTCCGCAGTTCTCGAGGAATTGTTCGGATTGTCGAAGGACTTCTTCGCAGATGTGCGTTAGATTTGCGCTGCGAGGCCGGCGTTTGGCGTTTGTGCTGGTGACGCGTTCCAAGGCGTCAAGGAGAGCCTCGATCGGGTCACCCTTAGTGATCTGGGCGTAACTCATGCGAACGAGCGACGAGGGTAACTCTCCCACAAAGCCGGACAACACGATGATGGGCAGCTCAGGATGATCCCGTCGGAGCCTTTCGGCAACTTCGTCGCCACGCATGCCCGGCATTTTGTAGTCCAGAATGACGGCATCAATGGTTTCACGGCGGGCTATCTCAAGACCAGCGGGGCCATCTTGGGCGGTGAAGACGGCGTAACCCTTGTACTCAAGGAACTGCTTGCGTACAGACAGACCTGCAGAATTATCGTCAACACAGAGAATTACAGGCTGGCGGGACACGACGGGGACTCCCTTAAACTCACGTTATTCCTCAAAACCATGTCAGTCAAGACGGACCTGAAAAATTCCGCTTGACCCGTTCTGGGTCAACACTTTTGACCGCCGTGGCATCAATATTGCCGACGTATGAACGGAGGTCTGGGTGCCTTTTACGCCGCAAGAACTAAGAGAAATCAAGGAGCGCTCCAGGAAGCTGGTATTGAAGGCGCAGGAGATCCGTTACCGGCTCGAAAGGGCCCATCTCACCGCCCGTGATTTGGCGTGTGCGCTGCGACAAAAAAAAACTAAGGTCCGCCCGCGACCAGAAACTGCGCTTTGAGCCGGCTGTACGCGTCTGAGCAAAATCGAGCAACCTCATTAGGCTGGCGAAGTATCCAGCATGGTTGTTCGAAGCCTACCCGGGATCGAGGTCGGTGTTGCGCACCAGGAAAATGTGGCCGTTAGTCGAGCACATGAAAGGTGTAAATCCGCCCACATTCCGCAGAATGCCTTCGAAGTTGACGCTAATCGCGACAGGTTTGTCGAACAAAGGCTGAATTTCCGAGCGGAAGCAGATGGGGCACGCTTGGGGGAGGACCATGAGTTTAACGCTGGAGTTAGCCGCAAAGCTTAGTACAGCTGTCCG from Terriglobales bacterium harbors:
- a CDS encoding response regulator — its product is MSRQPVILCVDDNSAGLSVRKQFLEYKGYAVFTAQDGPAGLEIARRETIDAVILDYKMPGMRGDEVAERLRRDHPELPIIVLSGFVGELPSSLVRMSYAQITKGDPIEALLDALERVTSTNAKRRPRSANLTHICEEVLRQSEQFLENCGRRRAAHRRA